Genomic window ([Empedobacter] haloabium):
GCCGGAAGGGAACTGGGTGACGCGCGCGCCGACGCTGAAACGCAAGTCGATCCTGCTGGCCAAGATCCAGGACGAAGCCGGCCACGGCCTGTACCTGTACAGCGCCGCCGAAACGCTGGGCGTCTCGCGCGACGAGCTGCTGGCCGCGCTGCACTCGGGGAAAGCCAAATACTCCAGCATCTTCAACTACCCGACCCTGTCGTGGGCCGACATGGGCGCCATCGGCTGGCTGGTGGACGGCTCCGCCATCATCAACCAGATCCCGCTGTGCCGCTGCTCGTACGGCCCGTACTCGCGCGCCATGATCCGCGTTTGCAAGGAGGAGTCGTTCCACGCGCGCCAGGGCTACGACATCATGATGTCGCTCGCCAAGGGCACGCCGGAGCAGAAGGCGATGGCGCAGGATGCGCTGAACCGCTGGTGGTGGCCGTCGCTGATGATGTTCGGCCCCTCCGACGCCGATTCCGTCAACAGCGCGCAGTCCACCAAATGGCGCATCAAGCTGTTCTCGAACGACGAGCTGCGCCAGCGCATGGTCGACCAGACCGTGCCCCAGGCCGAATACCTGGGCCTGACGATCCCCGACCCGGACCTGAAATGGAACGCCGAGACGGGCCATTACGATTTCGGCGAGATCGACTGGGCCGAGTTCCATAACGTATTGAAGGGCAACGGCCCGTGCAACCGCGAGCGCCTGCGCACGCGTGTGAAAGCCTGGGAAGACGGCGAATGGTTCCGCGAAGCGCTGATCGCCCACGCCGATAAAAAAACCA
Coding sequences:
- the paaA gene encoding 1,2-phenylacetyl-CoA epoxidase subunit PaaA, producing MYAQMVETGLKNVRTLDDMSEEERLFQERIDAGVKIEAKDWMPEAYRKTLIRQISQHAHSEIVGQLPEGNWVTRAPTLKRKSILLAKIQDEAGHGLYLYSAAETLGVSRDELLAALHSGKAKYSSIFNYPTLSWADMGAIGWLVDGSAIINQIPLCRCSYGPYSRAMIRVCKEESFHARQGYDIMMSLAKGTPEQKAMAQDALNRWWWPSLMMFGPSDADSVNSAQSTKWRIKLFSNDELRQRMVDQTVPQAEYLGLTIPDPDLKWNAETGHYDFGEIDWAEFHNVLKGNGPCNRERLRTRVKAWEDGEWFREALIAHADKKTKAAA